Proteins encoded within one genomic window of Manis pentadactyla isolate mManPen7 chromosome 4, mManPen7.hap1, whole genome shotgun sequence:
- the CD7 gene encoding T-cell antigen CD7 translates to MAPGFPLLLMLLALAAALPGAPAQEVWQSPPYTIAPEGGYTDITCHASGTLHGVYLKQRWPSPANVAYYEDGKEPTVSKRFWGRIAFSGLQHNLTITMSRLQPADTGAYACQAILKSEVWGPGTVVVVTANTCQEGRLVHLSLPAALAVGCFLTGLWLGAVCALRRTQIKRFCWVRDEPPACVVYEDMSCSRHNMMSVSTPNHYQ, encoded by the exons ATGGCCCCTGGCTTCCCTCTGCTCCTCATGCTCCTCGCGCTGGCCGCAGCCCTGCCTGGGGCCCCCGCTCAGG AGGTGTGGCAGTCCCCCCCGTACACCATCGCCCCGGAGGGCGGCTACACTGACATCACCTGCCATGCCAGTGGGACCCTGCACGGGGTCTACCTGAAGCAGAGGTGGCCGAGCCCCGCCAACGTGGCCTACTACGAGGACGGGAAGGAGCCCACCGTGAGCAAGCGGTTCTGGGGCCGCATTGCCTTCTCGGGGCTGCAGCACAACCTGACCATCACCATGAGCCGCCTGCAGCCGGCCGACACTGGGGCCTACGCCTGCCAGGCCATCCTGAAGAGCGAGGTCTGGGGCCCTGGCACCGTGGTCGTGGTGACAG CGAACACGTGCCAGGAGGGCCGGCTGGTACACCTCTCCCTGCCCGCCGCCCTGGCTGTGGGCTGCTTCCTCACTGGGCTGTGGCTGGGGGCTGTGTGTGCGCTGAGGAGGACACAG ATCAAGAGGTTCTGCTGGGTGAGGGATGAGCCCCCGGCGTGTGTGGTGTACGAGGACATGTCCTGCAGCCGCCACAACATGATGTCTGTGTCCACCCCCAACCACTACCAGTGA